A stretch of the Candidatus Palauibacter polyketidifaciens genome encodes the following:
- a CDS encoding sodium:solute symporter: MSGLDWLVFAVYFGAVVAFAWRQSRKNRGVEGFFLANRRLGWGAIGLSVMATQASAITYIGTTGQAFDDGMEFVQFYLGQPIAMVILCVVFIPFFYRSKVFTAYEYLERRFDPRTRSLTSFLFLVSRGLSAGIVLYAPAIVLSVIMGWDERVTILVMGLITVAYTIMGGITAVIWTDVLQMIVMFAGIAIAIAVLFATLPEGVGVGDVAYIGGIHEMWRSIDLSWDPTNRYTLWSGLIGGLFLALGYFGTDQSQVQRYLTASSLRQSRLSLIFNAFVKVPMQIFILAIGVLLYVFYHFERPPLVFNSAEAAMVAESPRAGDFAALEAEHERTHQLRRESTLAVLEARRTGEDPGAMQRRIAAYDDELARLREESKSLVSEVRGASSNDVNYVFPSYLIAYVPAGILGLLIAVIFAAAMSSLDSELTALSSATVIDFYRRYVKPEGTDAHYLLISRLATLGWGGFAVLFALYAGQLGSLVEAVNEVGSIFYGALLGVFLLAFLVKRATAAGAFYGLISSMLAVLAVSRFTEIAWLWYNVVGTLAVLVVGLALRRRERPA, encoded by the coding sequence GTGAGCGGACTCGACTGGCTCGTCTTTGCCGTCTACTTCGGCGCCGTCGTCGCCTTCGCCTGGCGCCAGAGCCGAAAGAACCGCGGCGTCGAGGGCTTTTTTCTCGCCAACCGCCGGCTGGGCTGGGGCGCGATCGGCCTCTCCGTCATGGCGACGCAGGCGAGCGCGATCACGTATATCGGCACGACCGGACAGGCCTTCGACGACGGCATGGAGTTCGTCCAGTTCTACCTGGGCCAGCCGATCGCGATGGTGATTCTCTGCGTCGTCTTCATCCCCTTCTTCTATCGCTCGAAGGTCTTCACCGCCTACGAGTACCTTGAACGCCGCTTCGACCCCAGAACCCGCTCGCTGACGAGCTTCCTCTTTCTCGTCTCCCGCGGACTCTCGGCGGGGATCGTCCTCTACGCCCCGGCCATCGTCCTCTCGGTCATCATGGGATGGGACGAGCGCGTGACGATTCTCGTCATGGGACTCATCACCGTGGCCTATACGATCATGGGGGGGATCACGGCCGTCATCTGGACGGACGTGCTGCAGATGATCGTCATGTTCGCCGGGATCGCGATCGCGATCGCCGTGCTGTTCGCGACGCTGCCGGAGGGGGTGGGCGTCGGCGACGTGGCGTATATCGGCGGGATCCATGAGATGTGGCGCAGCATCGACCTCTCCTGGGACCCGACGAATCGCTATACGCTCTGGTCCGGACTCATTGGAGGACTCTTTCTCGCCCTGGGCTACTTCGGGACCGACCAGAGCCAGGTACAGCGCTATCTGACGGCAAGCTCGCTCCGCCAGAGCCGCCTTTCGCTCATCTTCAACGCCTTCGTCAAAGTCCCGATGCAGATCTTCATCCTCGCCATCGGCGTCCTCCTCTACGTCTTCTATCACTTCGAGCGTCCCCCGCTCGTCTTCAATTCGGCGGAAGCCGCCATGGTCGCGGAAAGTCCCCGCGCCGGAGACTTCGCCGCGCTGGAGGCCGAGCACGAACGCACGCACCAACTGCGCCGGGAGAGCACGCTCGCGGTGCTGGAAGCGCGCCGCACCGGCGAGGATCCCGGGGCGATGCAGCGGCGGATCGCCGCGTACGACGACGAACTCGCGCGGTTGAGGGAGGAATCGAAATCGCTCGTGTCCGAAGTGCGGGGAGCTTCGTCGAACGACGTGAACTACGTCTTCCCGTCCTATCTCATCGCCTATGTCCCCGCCGGCATCCTGGGACTGTTGATCGCCGTCATCTTCGCGGCCGCCATGTCCTCGCTGGACTCCGAACTCACGGCCCTGTCGAGCGCCACGGTCATCGACTTCTACCGGAGGTACGTGAAACCGGAGGGGACGGACGCCCACTATCTGCTCATCTCGCGGCTCGCCACGCTGGGCTGGGGCGGATTCGCCGTCCTCTTCGCGCTTTACGCGGGCCAGTTGGGGTCGCTCGTCGAAGCGGTCAACGAAGTCGGCTCGATCTTCTACGGCGCGCTCCTCGGCGTCTTCCTCCTCGCCTTTCTCGTGAAGCGGGCGACGGCGGCGGGGGCCTTCTACGGGCTCATCTCCTCGATGCTCGCCGTGCTCGCCGTGTCGCGCTTCACGGAGATCGCGTGGCTGTGGTACAACGTCGTCGGGACGCTGGCCGTTCTCGTGGTCGGCCTAGCGCTCCGCAGGCGGGAACGGCCGGCATGA
- a CDS encoding formate--tetrahydrofolate ligase — MLTDVQIAEAATPRPIREIGEKIGLGLEELVPYGHYKAKVAPDSIFEREPGSGQLVLVTGITPTAAGEGKTTVSVGLADGLRRVGANSVLCIREPSLGPVFGVKGGAAGGGYSQVIPMADINLHFTGDLHAITSAHALLSAALDNHLQQGNRLGIDTRQITWRRAVDMNDRALRNIVVGLGGRINGVPREDGFMITAASEVMAIFCLAASLEDLEERLSSIIVGYDYGGEPVRARELNVAGAMTLLLREAIGPNLVQTLEGTPAFVHGGPFANIAHGCNSLMATRAGLAFGDVVITEAGFGSDLGAEKFFDIKCRTGGLNPEATVLVATIRALKLHGGGDRTALSTPDPNAVRGGLANLGAHVENIRGFGIEPVVAINVFATDSDEEIAAVAEACEDLGVPWARSDGHARGGAGCEDLARAVLAALDEGGADFKPKYDAEASIRDKIEAIARKVYGADGVDYTPRASKDVAQLEAAGIGNTPVCIAKTPNSLSDDPARLGRPAGFRITVQDVRPSAGAGFVVARAGTVMTMPGLPRVPAAEGIRIVEDGSVVGLF, encoded by the coding sequence ATGCTCACGGACGTACAGATCGCCGAGGCCGCGACGCCCCGGCCCATACGGGAGATCGGGGAGAAGATCGGGCTGGGGCTCGAGGAACTCGTCCCCTACGGTCACTACAAAGCGAAGGTCGCCCCGGACTCCATCTTCGAGCGCGAGCCCGGATCGGGCCAGCTCGTCCTCGTCACGGGCATCACGCCGACGGCCGCGGGCGAGGGCAAGACGACCGTCTCCGTGGGGCTCGCCGACGGCCTGCGCCGCGTGGGGGCGAACTCGGTGCTCTGCATTCGCGAGCCGAGTCTCGGCCCGGTGTTCGGCGTCAAGGGCGGGGCCGCCGGCGGAGGGTATTCGCAGGTGATCCCGATGGCGGACATCAACCTCCACTTCACGGGGGACCTGCACGCGATCACGTCCGCGCACGCGCTCCTTTCCGCCGCCCTGGACAACCACCTGCAGCAGGGGAACCGGCTCGGGATCGACACGCGACAGATCACGTGGCGCCGCGCCGTGGACATGAACGACCGGGCGCTCAGGAACATCGTCGTCGGACTCGGGGGACGGATCAACGGGGTGCCGCGGGAGGACGGCTTCATGATCACGGCCGCCTCGGAGGTGATGGCGATCTTCTGCCTCGCGGCGAGCCTCGAGGACCTCGAGGAGCGGCTGAGCAGCATCATCGTGGGGTACGACTACGGCGGCGAGCCCGTGCGGGCGCGCGAACTGAACGTGGCGGGCGCCATGACGCTGCTCCTGCGGGAGGCGATCGGACCGAACCTCGTGCAGACGCTCGAGGGGACGCCCGCCTTCGTCCACGGCGGACCCTTCGCGAACATCGCCCACGGCTGCAATTCGCTCATGGCGACGCGGGCCGGGCTGGCCTTCGGCGATGTCGTGATCACGGAGGCGGGCTTCGGGTCGGACCTCGGCGCCGAGAAGTTCTTCGACATCAAGTGCCGGACCGGCGGACTCAACCCCGAGGCCACCGTGCTCGTGGCCACGATCCGCGCCCTCAAGTTGCACGGCGGGGGCGACCGCACGGCGCTCTCCACGCCGGACCCCAACGCCGTCCGCGGCGGGCTCGCGAACCTCGGCGCGCACGTCGAGAACATCCGCGGCTTCGGCATCGAGCCGGTCGTGGCGATCAACGTCTTCGCGACAGACTCCGACGAAGAGATCGCGGCCGTGGCCGAGGCGTGCGAGGACCTGGGCGTGCCCTGGGCCCGCTCCGACGGCCACGCGCGGGGCGGCGCCGGCTGCGAAGACCTCGCCCGCGCGGTCCTCGCGGCGCTCGACGAGGGAGGGGCCGACTTCAAGCCCAAGTACGACGCGGAGGCTTCGATCCGGGACAAGATCGAGGCCATCGCGCGGAAGGTGTACGGCGCCGACGGGGTCGACTACACGCCGCGCGCCTCGAAGGACGTCGCCCAACTCGAGGCGGCGGGGATCGGGAATACGCCGGTCTGCATCGCGAAGACGCCGAACAGCCTGAGCGACGACCCGGCGCGCCTCGGACGGCCGGCCGGCTTCCGCATCACGGTTCAGGACGTGCGCCCCTCGGCGGGGGCGGGCTTCGTCGTGGCCCGGGCCGGCACCGTCATGACGATGCCGGGACTCCCGCGCGTGCCCGCGGCGGAGGGGATCCGGATCGTCGAGGACGGGAGCGTGGTCGGGCTCTTCTAG